The genomic stretch AGAAATAGCCTAAAGccaaggttgggagggttacttttgaaatgtatcccaccacagattacagaatacatgctgtaaaatgtaatttgtaacgtattctgttagattactcaaggtcagtaatgtaatttaATACTTTGGatcacttcttcagcactggtagatttttttcgtttgtattgactataaaaactctgcctaAGTATCTTATggagtgttgtttctaaaacaagattaagcaaattgatcttgttttaaagatttttagatattttttacagaaaaacaatacaaaaattctcaaGATGAATAGATTTTTGTCCaaatatcaaatgtcttactagaggaaaaaacaaaacaaaaatacaatcatgttctaatgtggattttcttgaagaaaataataataattataataatatgatcatgcctagtaacaggtgcatgtaaaatgtctagaaaaaagcattttagcttaacataAAGCAAAATGTTCACGTGACaatggtttattttttttctgctgctccaaacttacttcaaattgacttgcttgtatgaatgtaacacatcataagaaagtgtttcaccgctgttaaaatgctctttggatcgcatcaattATATggttaaatgttttccaactgaatagactatttataaatattaaatgtaacaaattacaataaaatgcaaagtaatcaaaatactctttgaatgtaactgtattctgattaccatcTATTTAAATAgttactgtagtggaatacagttagcctactaatattttgtatttttaatacataatccgttactccccaaccctaccTAAAGCATATTCTTGTCTAATtcagtttaacttttttttttttttttttaaatatataaaagtgtccaaaatttcacaagtaaatggtgactgaaacatAACATTTGTTGGTTCCAGGGAAGAAAGACACACAAGCCATATTACGACatcttgttttattatattattactaaTATAATACTAATATTTTTATGCTTTTCACTAAGCACTGCTGAAGCGAACGTTAACGATGACGCTGTCGCGTCATgcatgttacttttctcagcgctgtcaGCGATGGAACGccggatgggccaatcacaatctcTTGTGATTACAggatagggcattttatgttatAATTTTCTAGAGATTGCAGGCGTGGATGTCCATGTGTTTTAGGTACCAATCTTTGGAATTAacagatttaaacaagcatacttttttGTGTACAGATACCCCTCCACCCCCCCATGAGTGTTCGCCATAATATATTTGGTGAGAAACACACTTCCGTTTTCGCTTACCTTATCCAAATCTTTATATGTATTAGCgtcaaaaataatattgtataaacATATAAGGTTAATACAAGTTTTCTCAACGCGTAGTTAACTATTTACGCAGAATTCTTAAAATAACATAAGTAAAACACTAAAATACTACAAGCGGAACTATTGTTCATTCCTGTCATGGCTGCGCCCTGAAGAGCAGCACATGCGAAGAGACAGAACAAATGAAGGGTAAGGCCAttaaattatgcttatcaaagattATCATGTGTAATatgactttatatattatataaatactgTACGGTGTTTCTACTTGACACATAACAATAACATCTGTAGTGCAGCATAAGGTTTCTGTAAAAGGACTGGTAAATAAACACAGACCTTCTCTATTGTATTTGTGTAATCGTCCCCTTACAATATGATGTCATTGTATATTACTGTATtgatgatatgttttttttttctacttaatGTTACACGATGGTTATTCTATTTGTGTAATAGATAGATTGTTTGATAGATGGTTTCTTCCAAATTACCAAATTtattacagttattgttactaatAAAACTGGTAATTTGGCCAAATATTGTTTCCTACGTAGGTTAAATGAGATCATATTAATTTGTCATCTTTTTACAGTTACTAGTAATAACTAGtaattagggatgcacagatttatttatttaaaataaataaagggctaattatttaccaaattaaaaccatctgcacACCATCGGAAATGgccgatatgaaaaaccgatgctttatttataattaaagctatactatgtaagattttttttttttgttgttgcattcaGGAGAATGTACACCAAcagtcttccaaaccatgtttttgccttatcCCCATCCACTGTGGTAAgctaataataatgatttatattttagagctgtcagtatggatttggcaggaaattgcatacttccgtcatTGGTCCGTGCGTGTTTATGTCATGTCTGTAAGTAAACAAAAGAAGGTCCAGCTCTTACAGTGCGTGTATATGTGCAGTAATtggtgtggtagtagtttgaagctgaaagcttgtagccacaacagcTGAGCTacactgaccatggatcattaaAAAAGGCAACACTCTGGGGAAGCAcccgttttttaaataaagaaacctcgaaccgagatgagtctgcaagcaaaaaaggAACGTGACCGAGcccataataaaacacaaaataacatcagattggcttttcagaggtggtgacaactctgagatcttaaaggatttaaaaccgacccagagatggagttttttccttgctggacgggtaagatattttattggacagaTAGTGAGCTGGGTAGCTCTCTTAGTGTGGTAGTTTgttagatagcgttagccactctaatggcgCATTTTATTATGAACTGTGATACTGCAGTgctttcagtttcatttttgagGAAGGAAAGTATGGAGAAAATTTACCTTTTgtgctggtaacaatgccaaacTCTAAACCAGTTAataccttggtctatttgcctgctagctaagttataatagtttccaccctttgattttatctgatatgactagcaaaaATTATGTCTAATGTCATCATTGCCTAACTAATTAAAGCTACGCTATATAACTTTTAGTCCTCTAACAGTTGAAGCATAAAACGTCAGgttacttgcagaggaacattgttttggtaattacatGAGTTGGGCTTCGACTATGctcttctgcgtggatgaatctgatggtttgagtagTACTGgggtaaccatggttacaggtgatcatcttatcagagcgaatgtcactaatgacaacaaaactctcccctcccctcaaaaaaaaaaaaaataaataccgaAAGAGGGATATCCAAATAAATATGTCTTgtgagcaggtaagtagcatatcttccgctgttattttgacttattgaaaacagttgttttaaaataaatagcattacaaaagtaacacactttgtaaaaactctgtgaattcagatgctcaatccagaaataataatagccacactatgtagaagggttggcacacTTAAGAACATCtaatatgacatttttattctgtctcgttctcacgttaatgcggaaaaaatgccataaatggACGTGACGGTTGTAGAAGCGGCACTTACccataggctacatgatgagggaaaccatccaaaacactttgaaactagcagactttgacttctgagatatcggtatgatatcaattaatgctgcatgattgattgaattaagattgaaatagCAAAATGGCCTTGTGCGATTACTAAACcataaaaggctgcattttaaactgcaaaaacagaagtgtacaaatgttttagaagtacaaaataacatttttttcaTGTCAGTTATCATGTTTAGTCATTTAcgtctctctttaaaattttggcctgtcgtGTGCTCAACGGAtccaatgttcaatggaaattaattattgttagaacactaaaaaaagcttttgtgcctctttgtaaattttttaaacattcctaagtaccttattttgtctgatgacaaaataaggtaagttgcAAACTATCGGTATCATTATCGgtctttatttttcttatttcttttttttatcgaTATCGGTTgtggccaaaaatgttcatatcggtgcatccccaCTAGTAACTATGAAATTTTGCTGTTAACTACTGTTTAAATGATTAACGTTTcacttttcttattttttattttttccaggtTACACCATGTGTGAAACCCATCCTGTTGCTTCTTCATGTCCTATTTGATTAAATGAGAATGTATAAATCAGGTGTGGAGATGCTCGGCTGTGCTCTGAGGTCCATATCATTGTGGAAATGTGATTCTTTTATAAGGACACAGACTGTTTTACACTATAAGCGCAGAAGTTTTGCTGTTTCCACTCGACTGGGGAGAAAAACCATACACACTTTAGAAAGAGTCAGGTTTTACACTCAAGGCAGTGATTCTGAAGAACTTCTCAATGTCCAGATGAAACAGGCGGTTGCCTTGCAATCCACTGCCAAAGGAGATGCCAGTGAACTACCCTCAGATAAACCAGAGCGGGCGGCCCCTTTCTACACACATATACAGGACTGTTTTTCCCCCACTGATGTGCTAGACACGTTGAAACGGTTCCCAGCACCgccgcagcagcagcagcagcagcacatcAGCAGTGCATTCACACGCATGTGGGAGAGTATGAAGAAAATGACGGACGAGCAGCGGCGCTATGAGCTGCGGTTGATGTTTGAACACCCTGCGTTTGAAGAGCTCTGCGATCAGGCCACAACTAACGCCTGGCGCATGAGGAGTGAAGATCTGGCCTACAGTCTGCTGGCGATCGTCAAGCTGGGAGTTTCACAAAACACACGGGTTGTGCAGACGCTGCTGCGTGTTATACAGGTGAGAAAAGACTTGTGAATGAAGTCATACTAGGGTCTTCTCTGCTGTTTAGATGATCATTGAGAGAGGAATGCAGTGTTCTTattaaattcattcattcattcttctaAACCATATTAATTCATTGTTTGCAGTTCACATATAACAGTCATACTTGAATACACCTCCactatgataaacatgtttttaattccTGAGTTCAAAGTTATTTGAACGTTTTTTCTGGGGCGTAGAGTAAACTGTGAGCAATCTGTAGACAGGGAAGGTTTcgtgaaaatccaaaaaaataaaaaaatgtttgcattagTAGTTTGGAGTAATCATTAttacttcttaaaaaaataagcagtgaaacaaattatgtttttaaatattattgatatttaaaaaaaaaaaaaaaaattccaccacTTACAAAGAtttcatttctacaaacttgacacgttttaaactacattttttaaaagatttactaattttatcatctcggacaaccttatttgtcaatgacccagattcattcattcatcacaATCAAATATTAATTCATTCATCACAGccatatattcatttattcatccaatgcaagtgattaatcattcaccactcattcattcattcattgcatttttaaatatgaactgGACACGTTttgaactagatttttaaaagatgtattatttttatcatatcaAACAACGTTATTTGTCAATGACACAGATTCATCAGTCAttcgtttgttcattcattcatcaaaatcatattttcattcattacaatccaatattcattcattcatttattcatcacaACCATATAATCATTTTATTCATCCATTGCAAGTATAtaatcattcaccactcatttattcattcattgcattttttgATACGAACTGGACATGTTTTGAActggatttttaaaagatttattatttttatcatctcAGACAACGTTATTTGTCAATGACACAGATTCTTCacagtcattcattcattcattcatcagaGTCAtataacaaacaaatatttattcattacaatcaaacatttattcaatcattgattcattcatttaTCACAACcatataataatttattcatCCATCACAAGCATAtaatcattcaccactcatttATTCATGAATTCATTGCATTTTTGATCAATTATAAATGTGAGCTtgactgcccctcactggatgttttttgtttttggcaccattcagagtaaattctagagactgttgtgtgttacagaaatactcaaaaccagcccgtctgacaccaacaatcatgccacggcccaaatcactgagatcaaattttccccattctgatggttgatgtgaacattaactgaagcgcctgacccgtatctgcatgattttatgcacttctgccacatgattggctgattagataatcacatggatgattgttggtgccagacgggctggtttgagtatttctgtaactgctgatctcctgggattttcatacacaacagtctctagaatttactcagaatggtgccaaaaacaaaaaacatccagtgagcggcagttctgtggacggaaatgccttgttgatgagagaggtcaacagagaatggccagactggtttgaactgacaaagtctacagtaactcagataatcgttctgtacaattgtggtgagaagaatagtatcttagaatgctattctgatttgcgggttggcgctgttttggcggcacgagggggacctacacaatattagacaggtggttttaatgttgtggctgatcggtgtatatgtactgtatgtatatgtatattagtTTATACTTCAATTTCCCATTTCACCTCATTCATTCTTCTACACATGTATAAAGTCATGTATGGAAATCATGAATCATTTTACTTTTCGCCCCATTTAGGAGCGTCTGATTCAGTTTGATGAGAGGTCTCTATCAGTGTTGGCGGGCTGTATTCGGGACATGGACAACAGTAAGAACATTCAGGCCCTGAGAGATGCTTTAAGGTATGAAGATTATTACTATAAATTGTTTcacattaaaatatgaaatgttacGATGTAGTACAGGACAGTGTGATGTGTGCATGTTCATCTTTGTGTGTTTTGATCCTGAGGTTGTTACTTAAGGATCGTATTCCTGAGATCCAGAGTGTAGTAGTTCTTCAGAGCATGATGCAAGTGGTGGGCAAAGACTCGCCCACACACCTGAAGAAAAAACTGGCGGTAAAAACTATCAgcaaattatcaattatcaaatatTTTAGCCTTTTTTAAGATGCACTCATTtcgatttcataacaaaattccatcaaattaaattgtgtaatgtttaacaaaattaaatgaaaaaaacttgaaattagagctgtcagaattaaggcgttaacgcatgcgattaattaagtTTTTTAATTTAAACGCGTGATTAAAGCAGTTACCATTAATACTACTAAAACCatgtttaaatcttaaaaataggctaaaatattttattttagtttctatATTTGTTTACGGACAGTTCCATACGTACATTGATTAAATCTAtaggtaaatatatattttttttcttttcttttcattttcatgacaattctaAGCACATTTTTATCCCAAATTATCATTACCATAATACAtctggatttttgttttgtttgttttatttattttttactagtatgtttttaattataaagtattttactataatgtaaatacttttattttaaaaaaaatgtaccattagtttttcacattacagtaatgaaaattacgTTTCCATTACGGTAAGGAGAATTTGGGGAGGGGGTGTGcctaactgtcatgaaaataatgtcaaaatgcaaaaacaaaatctgAAGTACccaaaaaataggcttcattttctttgggTAAAATGTCAtttcttaagttttttttattctggTGTGAAATGAGAATTGGACATGTTCTTGATAGGTTCATACCATCTTCAGGTCTTTATTGCCAATCGTAAAGTAATCCTCATCATATATAGCTCAGAATTAGATGTTTTTacctcttgtttctcatttattTTCCCTCAGATGAAGGCTCTGTCAATGGCAGATAAGTTTAGTCCTCCCAACACTCAGTATATGTTCTTCAGTCTGGCTGCCATGAGCCTGAACTTCAAACCTCTGCTAGATGTCTGCAGCAAGAAGATAGCTGGTGAGTGAAGAACCCTTATCTTTGCAGAAAACAGTTTTCCATTCAGATGACTGAATGTAGATCGGTCATTTTTAGCTCACTCTCTTCTCTCATGATTTCCTGCAGAGAACGTGCATGAGTATCCCTTCAGTAGACTGCTAGCAGTGCTGAAGTCCTGTCATGAGCTTCACTACAGGAACTTCACTCTCTTTAGCTCTGTTTCTGAGTATGTGAGCAACACCTTTGATATGTGGTCCAACAAACAGGTGAACATCATCCACTTCTatgctgtatgttttttgttgtagttttttttagattttatggtAGGTTTTTTTTGGACatcatcatggtaataccatgatatttttgaagtaccttggaatagcatgcaaataccatggtacataaatatgatgATCACTTAGTACCatcatgatatacagtatatcactatAATATGACCATCTCACCTTAAGCATGTGATTTCACTTACTATGACATAAAACATAGATTTACTGAGTGAGCCATCATATTAATTTTTGACCATAACATGAATGGACAACTTTAATTGAATGAATTATGTTTTGCAGGTGATTCTGTTTCTATTAACATTTGAGGAACTTGCTTTCAGACCTGTGGCTCTGTTGGATGCATTTACGGAGAGAATAATGGAGAAATCAGACAGTCTGACCCTGAgagatgttctgagtgttttaaaAGTCTTTTCACTGCTCAGTCATGATCTGAAAGACAACAGACAACAGTAAGCTTCTGTTTCAATTCTTCATATTAATTAAACTCCAGAAATTATTGGCTCATGCATCATCATCCCTttacttagagtgcattgggttTGTTAACCATTTTTAGAtgtggtaccatggtaatgcaatggtttttttggacatatgtcgtggtaataccatggtattccttGAAGTACAGTGCTCTTATGAAAAAAATACCCTCACTGTACAAtgataccatggtagtaccatgttttttcacATGTACCAATGTAGTTGGTACTTTTTGGTACTGTGATGATACTTTTTTGTAAGGAATGGTTTTTACCAAAGTAGAATACCATAGTACATGGCCAAAAAACAATGATAGTACTACAGTACATGTACAAAagccatggtagtaccatgataccaagtgaaaaaaaaaacaaggtataGGTAGTACTATGGTAAAATGTAGTACAATAATTTTTTGGaattggtaccatggtaatactatgcttttttttttagacatatgTCATGGTAGTACATTGGTATTTTGGTACTGTTAGGGTACTTTTTTTGTAAGTTAGAGGTTTTACCAAAGTACTTCCAAGAATACCAtagcacatgtccaaaaaacaatgATAGTACTATGGTAAAAGGCAGTACTGTGGCTTTTT from Myxocyprinus asiaticus isolate MX2 ecotype Aquarium Trade chromosome 7, UBuf_Myxa_2, whole genome shotgun sequence encodes the following:
- the fastkd2 gene encoding FAST kinase domain-containing protein 2, mitochondrial is translated as MRMYKSGVEMLGCALRSISLWKCDSFIRTQTVLHYKRRSFAVSTRLGRKTIHTLERVRFYTQGSDSEELLNVQMKQAVALQSTAKGDASELPSDKPERAAPFYTHIQDCFSPTDVLDTLKRFPAPPQQQQQQHISSAFTRMWESMKKMTDEQRRYELRLMFEHPAFEELCDQATTNAWRMRSEDLAYSLLAIVKLGVSQNTRVVQTLLRVIQERLIQFDERSLSVLAGCIRDMDNSKNIQALRDALRLLLKDRIPEIQSVVVLQSMMQVVGKDSPTHLKKKLAMKALSMADKFSPPNTQYMFFSLAAMSLNFKPLLDVCSKKIAENVHEYPFSRLLAVLKSCHELHYRNFTLFSSVSEYVSNTFDMWSNKQVILFLLTFEELAFRPVALLDAFTERIMEKSDSLTLRDVLSVLKVFSLLSHDLKDNRQQFLNSITKVLESYFPKISMFELLKAVHYLGILDHFPQTALEKLLHHDTLEQLLQRGRQSDKVARWLQTLDLCLRLDGPHLPPTLMSIPDLQITVPAHELTVNQEVLCTVRGIMGSDAVQDSVLEQGVYFIDCVITQPHPHTKDCGSPECIRRIAVVCAPPASFCFGTTHPRASLAVKLRHLRKLHYEPVLVPVHEFSSQTEQEKIKMLQNLILPGQESSETQEIQKDHPTTQ